One window of Gammaproteobacteria bacterium genomic DNA carries:
- a CDS encoding VWA domain-containing protein yields the protein MFEFGAPLWLWLLPLAPLAWWLARRRAGDRAGALLHPQAELLAELQGNNGSLRRAPWPWLLACTLLLLALARPQAIDTHAPELEPGHNIMFAVDVSGSMRALDYSIDGRPASRLDALKDALRRFLEQARGVRVGAVVFADDALTLLPLTSDLTLARQLVAEIDNGLAGEKTALGDAIALGVKRLQAVDDPARVLVLLTDGSATGGLITPEAAAVIARAAGVRLYTVGFGRAGKVAFPGSPVEAPISTELPPDEDQLRHLAAATGGVYFKAADGESLSAVLAEIERLELARIPAPPRGDAEEWYWLPVAAALGVLLFAEARRRRAGVPA from the coding sequence ATGTTTGAGTTCGGCGCGCCGCTGTGGCTGTGGCTGCTGCCGCTGGCGCCGCTCGCGTGGTGGCTCGCCCGCCGCCGCGCCGGGGATCGTGCCGGTGCGCTGCTGCATCCGCAGGCGGAGCTGCTCGCCGAACTGCAAGGCAATAACGGGAGCCTGCGGCGGGCGCCCTGGCCATGGCTGCTGGCATGCACGCTGCTGCTGCTCGCGCTGGCGCGCCCGCAGGCGATCGACACGCACGCCCCAGAACTCGAACCGGGGCACAACATTATGTTCGCCGTCGACGTTTCGGGATCCATGCGCGCGCTGGACTACAGCATCGACGGCCGGCCCGCCAGTCGTCTCGACGCGCTCAAGGATGCACTGCGGCGTTTTCTTGAACAGGCGCGCGGCGTGCGCGTCGGCGCCGTCGTGTTCGCCGACGACGCCCTGACCCTGCTCCCGCTTACCTCGGATCTCACACTGGCGCGTCAGCTGGTCGCCGAGATCGACAACGGCCTCGCCGGCGAGAAGACCGCGCTCGGCGACGCCATCGCGCTGGGCGTGAAGCGCCTGCAGGCCGTGGATGATCCCGCGCGCGTCCTGGTTCTGCTCACCGACGGGAGCGCCACCGGCGGCCTCATCACGCCCGAGGCCGCGGCGGTGATCGCACGCGCTGCGGGCGTGCGCCTGTACACGGTCGGTTTCGGCCGCGCCGGCAAGGTCGCCTTCCCGGGCAGTCCGGTCGAGGCGCCGATCAGTACCGAGTTGCCGCCCGATGAAGACCAGTTACGGCATCTCGCCGCCGCCACCGGCGGCGTCTACTTCAAGGCGGCCGACGGCGAGTCCCTGTCGGCGGTGCTGGCCGAGATCGAGCGCCTGGAACTGGCGCGCATCCCCGCGCCGCCCCGCGGCGACGCGGAGGAATGGTACTGGCTGCCGGTCGCGGCCGCGCTCGGCGTGCTGTTGTTCGCCGAGGCGCGCCGGCGGCGCGCCGGGGTACCCGCATGA
- a CDS encoding DUF58 domain-containing protein, which yields MRAGPLKAAVPTTPLLDAAELGCLQQLALQYRSRSGRARQSPGPGRHHGALRGQGMELHDVRPYRPGDDVRHMDWRATARSGRPITKVFVEENARRLFLFIDRRPGMMFGTRRELKAATAVRVAALLAFTALADREPVAGLVLGAEVHHHAPVHTPEGALPLLLQAAAAPAPVVAGAGPAQQPLREALRAAAARQSASGALIYLISDFADVADGRASLADYLPPVNRAQAVALRIVDAAEQELPAAGPVRLAAPAGGPSVLIDTSDAVLRQRYRERMAAREEALRAACARHRIPLYTVSNRFELLPQLEALL from the coding sequence ATGCGTGCCGGTCCCCTGAAAGCCGCCGTCCCGACCACGCCGCTGCTGGACGCGGCGGAACTCGGATGCCTGCAGCAGCTTGCGCTGCAATACCGCAGCCGCAGCGGGCGCGCGCGCCAGTCGCCCGGCCCCGGCCGGCACCACGGCGCCCTGCGCGGTCAGGGCATGGAGCTGCACGATGTTCGCCCCTACCGGCCGGGCGATGACGTCCGCCATATGGACTGGCGCGCCACCGCGCGCAGCGGTCGGCCGATCACCAAGGTCTTCGTGGAAGAAAACGCACGGCGTCTGTTCCTGTTCATCGACCGCCGCCCCGGCATGATGTTCGGCACCCGGCGCGAGCTCAAGGCGGCCACCGCCGTACGCGTCGCCGCCCTGCTCGCCTTCACCGCGCTGGCGGACCGCGAGCCGGTGGCCGGCCTCGTGCTCGGGGCAGAGGTCCACCATCACGCGCCGGTGCATACGCCGGAAGGCGCGCTGCCCCTGCTGCTGCAGGCCGCCGCCGCGCCGGCGCCCGTCGTCGCCGGGGCGGGCCCTGCGCAGCAGCCGCTGCGCGAGGCGCTGCGGGCCGCCGCCGCGCGCCAGTCCGCCTCCGGCGCGCTGATCTATCTGATCAGCGACTTCGCCGATGTCGCGGACGGCCGCGCCAGCCTCGCCGACTATCTCCCGCCCGTCAACCGGGCCCAGGCCGTCGCGCTCCGCATCGTCGACGCGGCGGAACAGGAACTGCCGGCCGCCGGACCGGTGCGTCTCGCCGCGCCGGCGGGCGGCCCGTCGGTGCTGATCGACACCTCCGACGCCGTGCTGCGCCAGCGCTATCGCGAACGGATGGCGGCGCGCGAGGAGGCCCTGCGCGCCGCCTGCGCGCGCCACCGCATCCCGCTGTACACCGTCAGCAACCGGTTCGAACTGTTGCCGCAACTGGAGGCGCTGCTGTGA
- a CDS encoding MoxR family ATPase, translated as MNGIAHLRAHLQHAVIGQDRVIDRLLVAVLTGGHVLLEGLPGLAKTTVVRALAGGLALGFQRIQFTPDMIPGDITGGDIFLPQDGQFQFTPGPVFNEIILADEINRAPPKVQSALLEAMQEQQVTVGGTTRALPEIFMVIATQNPIEQEGTYPLPEAQLDRFQLKVRLDYPSAEDELKILRLDHDRVLGAPAAATDPALTAGGLLELRRAVNAIYLDEMLERYIVALVGATREPGRWDAELADWLARGASPRASLALAHTARAQALLSGRDFVEPDDILQLAPDALNHRIGLSFAARAAGVTPDRAIERIVACVPVP; from the coding sequence ATGAACGGCATCGCACATCTCCGCGCTCACCTGCAGCACGCCGTCATCGGGCAGGACCGCGTCATCGACCGCCTGCTCGTCGCCGTCCTGACCGGCGGCCATGTGTTGCTGGAGGGACTGCCCGGCCTCGCGAAGACCACGGTCGTGCGCGCGCTCGCCGGCGGGCTGGCGCTCGGCTTCCAGCGCATCCAATTCACCCCCGACATGATCCCGGGCGACATCACCGGCGGCGACATCTTCCTGCCGCAGGACGGCCAGTTCCAGTTCACCCCGGGACCGGTCTTCAACGAGATCATCCTCGCGGACGAGATCAACCGCGCGCCTCCCAAGGTGCAGTCGGCCCTGCTCGAGGCGATGCAGGAACAGCAGGTGACCGTGGGCGGAACGACGCGGGCGCTGCCGGAGATCTTCATGGTGATCGCGACGCAGAACCCGATCGAGCAGGAAGGCACCTATCCGCTCCCGGAGGCGCAGCTCGACCGCTTTCAGCTGAAGGTGCGTCTCGACTATCCCTCCGCCGAGGATGAGCTGAAGATCCTGCGACTCGATCACGACCGGGTGCTGGGCGCACCGGCGGCCGCCACCGATCCCGCGCTGACGGCGGGCGGGCTGCTGGAACTGCGCCGCGCCGTCAATGCGATCTATCTCGACGAGATGCTCGAGCGTTATATCGTCGCGCTGGTCGGGGCGACGCGGGAACCCGGACGCTGGGACGCGGAACTGGCCGACTGGCTGGCGCGCGGGGCCTCGCCGCGCGCGTCGCTCGCGCTGGCGCACACCGCACGCGCGCAGGCCCTGCTCTCCGGGCGCGACTTCGTCGAGCCCGACGACATCCTCCAGCTCGCGCCGGACGCGCTCAATCACCGCATCGGCCTCAGCTTCGCCGCGCGCGCCGCCGGCGTGACGCCGGACCGGGCGATCGAGCGCATCGTCGCATGCGTGCCGGTCCCCTGA
- the ccmA gene encoding cytochrome c biogenesis heme-transporting ATPase CcmA, with translation MLRGNALAAVRGDRRLFAGLDFALDAGELLYVNGPNGSGKTTLLRMICGLVAPAEGSIHWNGEDIRSVGDAYRVEMMYLGHLAGVKDELNGLENLRINCRLAGLDPIAAELARALGEIGLGGLEALPAKVLSQGQRRRVSLARLLLSRAHLWVLDEPYTALDRAAVELLQGMIRNHLARGGLAVLTTHQQVDIDTGITKELRLGG, from the coding sequence ATGCTGCGCGGCAACGCCTTGGCGGCGGTGCGCGGCGACCGTCGCCTGTTCGCCGGCCTGGACTTCGCCCTGGATGCGGGCGAGCTGCTTTACGTGAACGGACCCAACGGCAGCGGCAAGACCACGCTGTTGCGCATGATCTGCGGGCTGGTGGCCCCGGCCGAGGGTTCGATCCACTGGAATGGCGAGGATATCCGCTCCGTGGGCGACGCCTACCGCGTGGAAATGATGTACCTCGGTCATCTGGCCGGCGTGAAGGATGAACTCAACGGCCTGGAGAATCTGCGCATCAACTGCCGGCTCGCCGGCCTGGATCCGATCGCGGCCGAGCTGGCGCGGGCGCTGGGCGAGATCGGGCTGGGTGGCCTGGAGGCCTTGCCGGCGAAGGTGCTCTCGCAGGGGCAGAGGCGGCGTGTGAGCCTCGCCCGACTGTTGCTGTCGCGCGCGCATCTGTGGGTGCTGGATGAACCCTACACCGCCCTGGACCGCGCGGCGGTGGAACTGCTGCAGGGGATGATCCGGAATCATCTGGCGCGGGGCGGCCTGGCGGTGCTCACCACGCATCAGCAGGTGGATATCGACACCGGCATCACGAAAGAGTTGAGACTGGGCGGCTGA
- the ccmB gene encoding heme exporter protein CcmB codes for MGATGLLSGTRHILARDLTLAGRRITDVLTTLFFFVIVVSLFPLGVGPEMETLRQIAPGILWVAALLATMLSLGRLFTADYIDGTLEQMLLSPHPLSLIVFGKVAAHWLVTGAPLVLMSPLLGLQFGLGGAPLGVLMLTLLLGTPVLSLVGAMGAALTLGLRGGGALISLLVLPLYIPVLIFGAGAVEAVASGLEAGAHLSLLGALLVLALCFGPWVTATALRISLE; via the coding sequence ATGGGCGCAACCGGATTACTGAGCGGGACCCGGCACATACTCGCGCGCGACCTGACGCTCGCGGGCCGGCGCATTACCGATGTGCTGACCACGCTGTTCTTTTTCGTGATCGTGGTGAGCCTGTTTCCGCTCGGGGTCGGCCCCGAGATGGAGACGCTGCGCCAGATCGCGCCCGGCATCCTGTGGGTGGCGGCGCTGCTCGCGACGATGCTGTCGCTGGGGCGGCTGTTCACGGCGGACTATATCGACGGCACCCTGGAGCAGATGTTGCTGAGCCCGCATCCGCTGTCGCTGATCGTGTTCGGCAAGGTGGCCGCGCACTGGCTGGTGACGGGCGCGCCGCTGGTGCTGATGTCGCCGCTGCTCGGCCTGCAGTTCGGCCTCGGCGGGGCGCCGCTCGGCGTGCTGATGCTGACGCTGCTGCTCGGCACGCCGGTGCTGAGCCTGGTCGGCGCCATGGGCGCCGCCCTGACACTGGGATTACGCGGCGGCGGCGCGCTGATATCATTGCTGGTTCTGCCCCTGTACATCCCGGTGCTGATCTTCGGCGCGGGGGCGGTGGAGGCCGTCGCGAGCGGACTGGAGGCGGGGGCGCATCTGTCCCTGCTGGGTGCGCTGCTGGTGTTGGCCCTGTGTTTCGGTCCGTGGGTGACCGCCACGGCCTTGCGGATCTCCCTGGAATGA
- a CDS encoding heme ABC transporter permease, whose amino-acid sequence MALNWFKYSSPASFYPLAGRIAPWFGVAAALLTVAGLYLGFFVAPTDYKQGEAYRIIFIHVPAAWMSMFIYLVMAFYAGLGLVFNTRLSSFMARALAPTGALFTFIALWTGALWGKPMWGAWWVWDARLTSELILLFLYLGFMSLQAAIEDPRRAARASGLLALIGAVNVPIIYFSVQWWNTLHQGASISMDKGSTMAATMLVAMLVMTLAFWMYTIAVVLTRVRCEILERERHSEWVAEVAAREAR is encoded by the coding sequence ATGGCTCTCAACTGGTTCAAATATTCTTCCCCGGCCAGCTTCTATCCGCTGGCGGGACGGATCGCGCCCTGGTTCGGGGTGGCGGCCGCCCTGTTGACCGTGGCCGGGCTGTATCTCGGATTTTTCGTCGCGCCCACCGACTACAAGCAGGGCGAGGCCTACCGCATCATCTTCATCCATGTGCCGGCGGCCTGGATGTCGATGTTCATCTATCTGGTCATGGCGTTCTATGCCGGGCTCGGCCTGGTCTTCAATACCCGTCTGTCGTCCTTCATGGCGCGCGCGCTGGCGCCGACCGGCGCGCTGTTCACCTTCATCGCGCTGTGGACGGGCGCGCTGTGGGGCAAGCCGATGTGGGGCGCCTGGTGGGTGTGGGACGCGCGCCTGACCTCGGAACTCATCCTCCTGTTTCTCTATCTCGGTTTCATGTCGCTGCAGGCGGCGATCGAGGATCCGCGGCGCGCGGCGCGCGCCAGCGGCCTGCTGGCGCTGATCGGCGCGGTCAACGTGCCCATCATCTATTTTTCGGTACAGTGGTGGAATACGCTGCACCAGGGCGCCTCGATCAGCATGGACAAGGGTTCAACCATGGCGGCGACCATGCTGGTCGCGATGCTGGTGATGACGCTGGCCTTCTGGATGTATACCATCGCCGTGGTGCTGACACGTGTGCGCTGTGAGATCCTCGAGCGCGAGCGCCACAGTGAATGGGTGGCCGAGGTCGCCGCGCGGGAGGCCCGGTGA
- the ccmD gene encoding heme exporter protein CcmD, with the protein MGGRGRRAGGPVNLAEFFSMGGYAFYVWGSYAVTAVLMLIEVVLVVRRRRTLLGRLGRIHGAAHGAWRGETGNETQT; encoded by the coding sequence ATGGGTGGCCGAGGTCGCCGCGCGGGAGGCCCGGTGAATCTGGCCGAATTCTTCAGCATGGGCGGCTACGCCTTCTATGTATGGGGTTCCTACGCGGTGACGGCGGTGCTGATGCTGATCGAGGTGGTGCTGGTGGTGCGGCGGCGGCGAACTCTTCTGGGCCGCCTGGGTCGAATTCATGGGGCCGCGCACGGGGCGTGGCGGGGTGAGACAGGCAATGAAACCCAGACATAA
- the ccmE gene encoding cytochrome c maturation protein CcmE has translation MKPRHKRLAFIVVGLAGIAVAAGLVLNSFRGNLVFFFSPSQVAAKEAPVGKTFRLGGMVVDGSVQRESDGLTVHFKVTDTAQEIPVVFSGILPDLFSEGQGAVAQGRLGDDGVFYADEVLAKHDETYMPPEVADALQQAKSGQQGAAMPGAASLIE, from the coding sequence ATGAAACCCAGACATAAGCGCTTGGCCTTCATCGTGGTCGGTCTTGCGGGCATCGCCGTGGCCGCGGGCCTGGTGCTCAATTCGTTTCGCGGCAACCTGGTGTTCTTCTTCAGTCCGTCGCAGGTGGCGGCGAAGGAGGCGCCCGTCGGCAAGACCTTCCGGCTCGGGGGTATGGTGGTGGACGGCAGCGTACAGCGCGAGTCCGACGGCCTGACCGTGCACTTCAAGGTGACCGACACCGCGCAGGAGATCCCGGTGGTGTTTTCCGGAATCCTGCCCGACCTCTTCAGCGAAGGCCAGGGCGCGGTCGCGCAGGGCCGCCTCGGCGACGACGGCGTGTTCTACGCCGATGAGGTGCTCGCCAAGCACGACGAGACCTACATGCCGCCGGAGGTTGCGGACGCATTGCAGCAGGCCAAGTCCGGCCAGCAGGGGGCCGCCATGCCGGGGGCCGCGAGCCTCATCGAATAG
- a CDS encoding heme lyase CcmF/NrfE family subunit: protein MIPEIGHFALILALIMATIQATLPLAGAARGKTAWIQVARPSAQAQFVFIAVAYLCLTYTFITSDFSVLYAAEHSNSLLPLAYRIAAVWGGHEGSMLLWVLILSGWTCAVSLFSRNLPEDMVARVLGVLGLVTIGFLLFILFTSNPFERLVPAAPEGNDLNPLLQDPGLVLHPPMLYMGYVGFSVAFAFAISALLSGRLDAAWARWSRPWTTVAWMFLTCGIALGSWWAYYELGWGGWWFWDPVENASFMPWLVGTALIHSLAVTEKRGAFKNWTVLLAIIAFSLSLLGTFLVRSGVLTSVHSFANDPRRGVFILILLALVVGGSLLVYALRAPRVSTSGGFSAVSRESLLLMNNVMLVTAAGTVLLGTLYPLILDALNLGKISVGPPYFESVFLPLMAPMVFLMGIGPIARWKKAELPELSVRLRWAFASAVVVALALPFVLGKWTPMISLGLLLAAWLLITIGANIARRVRRARALGGAPFTGMTRSYWGMQLAHFGVAVFIIGVTLVRGFEVEKDLRMDIGDTTEIAGYTFRFDGVVESQGPNYTATRGYVQVSKDGRDIELMHPEKRVYTVQTMPMTEAAIDTGLLRDLYVSLGEPIDGGAWSVRIYYKPFVDWIWGGCLLMALGGLLAVSDRRYRLAPVRDRETSFAVAGTGKDGPAPALPMEAKT, encoded by the coding sequence ATGATTCCGGAGATCGGACATTTTGCCCTCATACTGGCCCTGATCATGGCGACGATCCAGGCCACCCTGCCATTGGCCGGCGCGGCCCGCGGCAAGACGGCGTGGATCCAGGTGGCGCGGCCGTCGGCCCAGGCGCAGTTCGTGTTCATCGCGGTTGCCTACCTGTGCCTGACCTACACCTTCATCACCAGCGATTTCTCGGTACTTTACGCGGCGGAGCATTCCAATTCGCTGTTGCCGCTGGCCTACCGCATCGCCGCGGTATGGGGCGGCCATGAGGGTTCCATGCTGCTGTGGGTATTGATCCTGAGCGGCTGGACCTGCGCGGTCAGCCTGTTCAGCCGCAACCTGCCCGAAGACATGGTCGCGCGCGTGCTCGGCGTGCTCGGCCTGGTGACGATCGGCTTCCTGCTGTTCATCCTGTTCACCTCCAATCCGTTTGAGCGGCTGGTGCCGGCGGCGCCCGAGGGCAACGACCTCAACCCGCTGCTGCAGGACCCCGGACTGGTGCTGCACCCGCCCATGCTGTACATGGGCTACGTGGGTTTCTCGGTGGCCTTCGCCTTCGCCATCTCGGCGCTGCTCAGCGGTCGGCTGGATGCGGCATGGGCGCGCTGGTCGCGGCCGTGGACCACGGTGGCGTGGATGTTCCTCACCTGCGGCATCGCGCTCGGCAGCTGGTGGGCCTATTACGAGCTGGGCTGGGGCGGCTGGTGGTTCTGGGATCCGGTCGAGAACGCCTCCTTCATGCCGTGGCTGGTCGGCACCGCGCTGATCCACTCGCTTGCCGTGACCGAGAAGCGCGGCGCGTTCAAGAACTGGACCGTGCTGCTCGCCATCATCGCCTTCTCGCTCAGCCTGCTCGGGACCTTCCTGGTGCGTTCCGGCGTGCTGACCTCGGTACATTCCTTCGCCAATGACCCGCGCCGCGGCGTGTTCATCCTGATCCTGCTCGCGCTGGTGGTGGGCGGCTCGCTGCTGGTGTACGCCCTGCGCGCGCCGCGCGTCAGCACCAGCGGCGGATTCTCCGCCGTCTCGCGCGAGTCCCTGCTGCTGATGAATAACGTGATGCTGGTGACGGCGGCCGGCACGGTGTTGCTCGGCACGCTCTATCCGCTGATCCTGGACGCGCTGAATCTCGGCAAGATCTCGGTCGGGCCGCCCTATTTCGAATCGGTATTTTTACCGCTGATGGCGCCGATGGTGTTCCTGATGGGTATCGGTCCCATCGCGCGCTGGAAGAAGGCCGAGCTGCCCGAACTCTCCGTGCGCCTGCGCTGGGCCTTCGCCAGCGCCGTCGTGGTGGCGCTGGCGCTGCCCTTCGTGCTCGGCAAGTGGACCCCGATGATCAGTCTCGGCCTGTTGCTGGCGGCGTGGCTGCTCATCACCATCGGCGCCAACATCGCGCGCCGCGTGCGCCGCGCCCGTGCCCTGGGCGGCGCGCCCTTCACTGGCATGACGCGCAGCTACTGGGGCATGCAGCTCGCGCACTTCGGCGTCGCCGTCTTCATCATCGGCGTCACGCTGGTGCGCGGCTTCGAGGTGGAGAAGGATCTGCGCATGGATATCGGGGATACCACGGAGATCGCCGGATACACCTTCCGCTTCGACGGCGTGGTCGAGAGCCAGGGGCCGAATTACACCGCGACCCGGGGCTACGTGCAGGTGAGCAAGGACGGGCGTGACATCGAGCTGATGCATCCCGAGAAACGCGTCTATACCGTGCAGACCATGCCGATGACCGAAGCGGCGATCGATACCGGACTGCTGCGCGATCTGTACGTCTCGCTGGGCGAGCCCATCGACGGCGGCGCGTGGAGCGTGCGCATCTACTACAAGCCCTTCGTCGACTGGATCTGGGGCGGCTGCCTGTTGATGGCGCTGGGCGGCCTGCTCGCGGTCAGTGACCGGCGTTACCGTCTCGCGCCCGTGCGCGATCGCGAGACGTCGTTCGCCGTGGCCGGGACGGGCAAGGACGGCCCCGCGCCCGCATTGCCGATGGAGGCGAAAACTTGA
- a CDS encoding DsbE family thiol:disulfide interchange protein: MRLRLLLPLAVFGLLVAFLYKGLMLNPSEVPSPLIDKPAPDFSLPRLHDPIAAISNKDMAGKVWMLNVWASWCVSCRQEHPLLVDLSRRGIVPIYGLNYKDTRDEAITWLRQLGNPYLESAFDEDGRVGLDYGVYGVPETYVIDAQGVIRYKQIGPISVDALQNRILPLIRQLQGQA, from the coding sequence TTGAGGTTGCGATTGCTGTTGCCGCTGGCGGTCTTCGGCCTGCTGGTGGCGTTCCTGTACAAGGGCCTGATGCTGAACCCCAGCGAGGTGCCCTCGCCACTGATCGACAAGCCGGCGCCGGATTTCAGCCTGCCGCGCCTGCACGATCCGATCGCCGCCATCTCGAACAAGGACATGGCCGGCAAGGTGTGGATGCTGAATGTGTGGGCGTCGTGGTGCGTCTCCTGCCGCCAGGAGCATCCGTTGCTGGTGGATCTGTCGCGGCGCGGCATCGTGCCGATCTACGGGCTCAATTACAAGGACACGCGCGACGAGGCCATTACCTGGCTGCGGCAGCTCGGCAATCCCTATCTCGAGAGCGCCTTCGATGAGGACGGCCGTGTCGGCCTGGATTACGGCGTGTACGGCGTGCCCGAGACCTACGTCATCGACGCGCAGGGCGTGATCCGCTACAAGCAGATCGGGCCGATCAGCGTGGATGCGCTGCAGAACCGGATCCTGCCGCTGATCCGTCAACTGCAGGGGCAGGCCTGA
- a CDS encoding cytochrome c-type biogenesis protein CcmH, translated as MLARVAVVLLLAALAGAWSAPPALAAGGEAESLIDPALETRIRHLEEELRCLVCQGQSIAESDSGFAHDIRAEILTKMREGRSDQEIIDFLVERYGDFILFRPPVKSTTALLWAGPLILLAVGAVFMVVIILRQRRTPRPELSAEEVRRAESLLGVEEAKDKGGS; from the coding sequence ATGCTGGCCCGGGTCGCGGTGGTGTTGCTGCTGGCCGCCCTGGCCGGCGCGTGGTCCGCGCCGCCCGCGCTGGCGGCCGGTGGCGAGGCGGAGTCGCTGATCGATCCCGCGCTGGAGACGCGCATCCGTCATCTCGAGGAGGAACTGCGCTGCCTGGTGTGCCAGGGACAGTCGATCGCGGAGTCCGATTCCGGTTTTGCGCACGACATCCGCGCCGAGATTCTCACCAAGATGCGGGAAGGCAGGAGCGATCAGGAGATCATCGATTTCCTGGTGGAGCGGTACGGCGATTTCATCCTGTTCCGCCCGCCGGTCAAATCCACCACGGCGCTGCTGTGGGCCGGGCCGCTGATCCTGCTGGCGGTGGGCGCGGTGTTCATGGTGGTGATCATCCTGCGCCAGCGCCGCACACCGCGGCCGGAGCTCAGCGCGGAAGAGGTCCGGCGGGCGGAGTCCCTGCTGGGTGTCGAAGAGGCGAAGGATAAAGGCGGTTCATGA
- the ccmI gene encoding c-type cytochrome biogenesis protein CcmI, translated as MTLFIIVAALLLGAALLFIVPPLIRREPADVAVERRTLNITVYRDQLAEMERDLQNDVLTPEQYRQGREELERRLLEDVAETPGSTAPPPLRSARASALVLIVLIPLLAVSGYLLLGAPGILLSPQSAPMPAAGQGDMAHQINQMVARLEQRLASEPDNAEGWAMLGRSYLVLERFDDARGALEKAVSLNLKTPDLLVDYADTLAMTGGQSLEGRPLELINEALALDPNNHKGLWLAGTAAYERADYRAALDYWRRLYAMVPKDSDAARAMEGNIAEAENLLGESGGGAPSSPPPPPAAAAAVKGTVTLDPSLRGRVQDTDTVFVFAQAPSGPRMPLAVVRAQVKDLPLQFTLDDSLAMDPALSLSRFSEVVVVARVSRGGSAMPQSGDLQGRSALVQTAGAAPIDVRIGEVLP; from the coding sequence ATGACCCTGTTCATCATCGTGGCCGCGCTGCTGCTGGGCGCGGCGCTGCTGTTCATTGTCCCCCCCCTGATCAGGCGCGAGCCGGCGGATGTCGCCGTCGAGCGCAGGACGCTCAATATCACGGTCTATCGCGATCAACTCGCGGAGATGGAGCGCGATCTGCAGAATGACGTGCTGACGCCGGAGCAGTACCGGCAGGGTCGGGAAGAACTCGAGCGGCGCCTGCTCGAGGACGTGGCCGAGACCCCGGGTTCCACCGCGCCGCCCCCGCTGCGTTCGGCGCGCGCGAGCGCGCTGGTGTTGATCGTGCTGATCCCGCTGCTGGCGGTGAGCGGCTATCTGCTGCTGGGGGCTCCCGGGATCCTGCTGTCGCCGCAATCCGCGCCCATGCCGGCCGCGGGCCAGGGTGACATGGCGCATCAGATCAACCAGATGGTCGCGCGTCTCGAGCAGCGCCTGGCCAGCGAACCGGACAACGCCGAAGGCTGGGCCATGCTGGGACGTTCCTATCTGGTGCTGGAGCGCTTCGACGACGCGCGCGGCGCGCTCGAGAAGGCGGTGTCCCTGAACCTGAAGACCCCGGACCTGCTGGTGGACTACGCCGACACGCTGGCGATGACCGGCGGCCAGTCGCTGGAAGGGCGCCCGCTGGAACTGATCAATGAGGCCCTGGCGCTCGATCCCAACAACCACAAGGGTCTGTGGCTGGCCGGCACCGCGGCGTACGAGCGCGCCGACTACCGGGCCGCGCTCGACTACTGGCGCCGGCTCTACGCCATGGTGCCCAAGGATTCGGATGCCGCGCGGGCGATGGAGGGCAATATCGCCGAGGCGGAAAACCTGCTCGGCGAGTCCGGCGGCGGTGCGCCGTCCAGCCCCCCGCCGCCACCGGCGGCCGCGGCCGCTGTCAAGGGGACGGTGACCCTCGATCCTTCACTGCGCGGCCGCGTGCAGGATACCGACACGGTGTTCGTCTTTGCCCAGGCGCCGAGCGGTCCGCGCATGCCGCTCGCGGTGGTGCGCGCCCAGGTCAAGGATCTGCCGCTGCAGTTCACCCTGGACGATTCGCTGGCGATGGATCCCGCGCTGAGTCTGTCGCGCTTCTCCGAGGTGGTGGTGGTCGCGCGCGTCTCCCGGGGCGGCAGCGCCATGCCGCAGAGCGGCGACCTGCAGGGCAGGAGCGCCCTCGTGCAGACCGCCGGCGCGGCCCCGATCGACGTGCGGATCGGGGAGGTCCTGCCCTGA